GCGTCGCAGGTAAGAAAGATAACGTTCCGCGGATGGCCGCCGACGCAGGGAATCTTGGCGTTCGGAATGTAATCGATCGGATAGGCCGCGCGCGTGTTCTCGGTGATCGCCGCGCTCGAGAAATCAACATCGCGCGTCATGGGATCGAAGACCGTGTTCTCCAGCACCGTGCCGAATCGAATCGCGTCGTAGATCTCTGGCTCATTTTCCGCCGAGAGATGAATGCACTTCGCGTAGCAACCCCCTTCGATGTTGAAGACTCCGTCGTCGCTCCAACCATGCTCGTCGTCGCCGATGAGCCGCCGACGCGGGTCGGCGGACAGCGTTGTTTTTCCCGTCCCCGAGAGGCCGAAGAAGAGCGAGACATCGCCTGCGGGACCTTCGTTCGCCGAGCAGTGCATCGACAGCACACCATGCTGCGGCAGCACGTAGTGCATGAGCGTGAAGATGCCCTTCTTCATTTCGCCGGCATACTCGGTGCCGAGGATCACATACTCGCGCCGCTCGAGGCTCAGCGCGATGCTCGTCTTCGACGTCATCTGGTTCGTGTGCGGATTGGCGGGAAACTGGCCGGCGTTGAAGATCACATAATCCGGATCGCCGAACGAATCGAGTTCGGCCCGGGTCGGGCGCAGCAGCATGTCGTGCATGAACAGAGCGTGATATGCCCGAGCGCAGATCACGCGAATCTTCAGCCGATGCCGCGGGTCCCAGCCGGCGAACCCGTCGAGGACGTAGACCGTGTCGCGGGTGTTCAGATAGTCGATGGCCCGCTGACGGTTGATGATGAAAATGTCTTCGCCGAGCTTGATATTGACCGGTCCCCACCAGATATCCGCGCTGCTGTCCGGATGATCGACGATCCGCTTATCGAGCGGGCTGCGGCCCGTCTTGGCGCCGGAGCGAACGACGATCGCCCCGCTGGAAACGACTGCCGCCTTCTCGTTGATGATGGCGTCTTCGTAAAGCCGCGCCGGCGCCGCATTGCGAACGACGGTCCCGGCCTCGATCTCGTAGCGACTCAAGTCAAGAGATGTCGGCATCCAAGGTTTTCCTTTCCCGCTTCGACCGCGACCAATCGAGCACAAATCCGTTCGGCAGCCGAGATTATACGGCGATCGCGCTTGCGGTGTCAGGGCAGTTGCGGCCCCCATCGCGCTACCCCGCCAATGTGCTCACCGATTTCGCTCTGAACTAGTGGGCAGTTCAGTTAGGGCGGTCGAATCGGTCAGAACGAATGAGCAAACACGCCTCGTCTCTGATGCCTATGGCACCCCAACGAGCGCCGGGTCGAGAATCGTAGCGTCGGCAAAACGTTTGAAATCAGCGACGTTGAAAGTGAGAATGTGCGTGAGTCCGTGACGCAGCATTGCAGCGACGAGTCGGGCGTCGTGGGCGGGCTTGCCTCGTGTTTCGGTCGCCGCGACAAGTTGCTGCCAGCGCAGATAAATCCCGCGTTCGTCGAGCAGAAGCGGGAAGAAACGCTGCGCTTGAAGCAACTCAGACATCGCTTGGTGGCAAGAGAGGTCCAAGCCATTGTTCTCAAGTGGGCGCGTGCAGACTACCCAGAATTCGTACAAGACCAGTGGCACCACGACCAACTCGTGGTCGGCGCGGTCGAGTGTGGCCAGTGCGTTGACCACAATTGGATATTGCGTATGGTTTGGCTGCACCAAGCGCGCCAAGATATTCGTGTCCACCAGAATTCGCATTAGCCACGGTCGGGATAAATGCTTTCGCGGCTATCGTCGACAAAATGATTGACGGGCGGATGGCTTTCGGCCCATGCTTTGAGTTCCGAAAACCACTGTTCGCGCGGCGGGCGCGGCGGGGACGAGGCCGCTGCCGGCGGGCCCGCTAGTGTGCTTTCCACCGCTTGCAGAATGAACGACTCAACATTCTGGCCGGCTGCGCTGGCATGCAGGCGCAATTGATCTTCAAGCTGCTGCGGAATATTGAGTTGCAGATTCATCGGTTTCACCATTCCCCTCGCCCAATTGTACCAAAACGCAAGCCGTCGGTCAGGCCGGAAACGACGCGGGATAGCGCGGCTCAGAGTTGATGTGTCCGGCATTTTGCCCTGCGCGGTCGACTGAGATTGCGAAGAGACGTGCTATCCGCGGCGATAATTCGCCACATACTCGGGCAGCTCAATTCCGCCCATCAAACGAGAATCCGCGAGCGCCGACTCGGCCATTTGTTTCAGCGGCAAGACGCCGGCCCAGACTGGGAAGTCATAGTCATCTTCGTCGTCGATTGGGCCGCCGGTGCGGGTCTTGGCCGATGCACTTTCGATGGCCACGCTGACGACTGTCGTCGCTTCGAGTTCCTGCGCGTTCGGCCGCCGCGCTTCGGCCCAGCGGCCGGGCGCCACGTGGTTGGTGATGATCTCCAGCGCGCGCAGCTTGTCTTCCGGAGTTACCAACTCATGACCGCGGCCGAATACGACGGCCGAGCGGTAGTTGAGGGAATGATGAAACGCCGAGCGGGCGAAGACGATTCCATCCAGGATGGTCATCGCCACACAGATCGGATTGCCCGCGGCAACGTGCTTGAGCAGGCGGCTGGCTTTGGCTCCGTGGAGCAGCAGCGTCTCGTCCGACCGAGCGTGAATGGTGGGGATGACAAACGGCTGTTCCTCCTCGACGAACCCGACATGGCAGATCAGAGCCTCGTCGATGATTCGGTGGATGACGTCGCGGTCGTAGCTGGCACGCTTTGCCAGGCGCTTGACTTGATTTCGACTGGTTACGGAAAACTCGGGCATGGAATCAAGTCCTCAGACGGGACCAATTGGCCGGTTACAACGCCGCCCTACTATCAGATCGACAATCTATGTTCATTGCGAGCGCAGTGCAGTAGAGACGCCGAACCCAGTAAAGGTTCGGGCCGTAGAATGTCCGGTTCAGGGCCAACAGGGATGATTGGCCGACGGTGCCGTAGATGCAATGGAATTGCTCTTGTCTCGCGACTCTAACGTGTTATTATCGAAGCGGTTCCGTCGCGGGCGATTGACGGGAGCGGGCTTCGCGGCGCGCGGCTCGTCGGTAAGCCCATAGTTGAAATCCCAAGCAAGCCCTTCGCTACTTCCGAGCATGCTGCGCCTTCAAAACGTCAAGAAATCGTTCCGCGAACCGGAAGGCGACATATTGCCGATTCTCGATATCGAGCTGTTTGAGGTCGCGGCGGGGGAGCAGGCGGTTTTAGTCGGCCGAAGCGGATGCGGAAAGTCGACGCTGCTGCACATCATCTCGGGCATCACGCGGGCCGATCAAGGCAAGATCGAGATCGACGGGCTCGATATTGGTCGGCTGCCGGAAACGGCGCGCGATCGGTTTCGAGCCGATAAGCTGGGATACATCTTCCAGACGTTCAATCTACTGCCGGGTTTTTCGGCGCTGGAAAACGTGCTGCTGGGGATGGCCTTCGCCACCGGCAAACCGGATGTCGCTCGCGGCCGGCATTTGCTCGAGCGAGTCGGGCTGGGGCACCGGATAAAGCACAAGCCGTCGATGCTCTCGGTGGGCGAGCAGCAGCGAGTGGCCGTGGCTCGGGCCTTGGCGAACCGGCCGAAGCTGCTCTTGGCCGACGAGCCGACGGCGAACGTCGATACTCGCCATCAACAGCAGATCATCGATCTGATCCGCGAGACATGCCATGAAGAAAACGTCGCGCTCGTGCTGGTGACGCACACGCCAGAGGTTGCCCGGCAGTTTCCGCGCGTGGACAATTTGGAGGATTTCAACCGTGCGCTTACGAACGGCGTCGCGTCGGGCGACGCCACGCGCTCGCCTTCAGCTCGCGGCTAAACGTATTATTCGCACTTCGCACTTCGCCCTTCGTACTTCGTCCTTGTTATGTCGCTCTGGAAAATCGCCTGGCGCAGTATTCAGCAGCGGTCGCTCTCCTCCGCGTTGACGGGGCTTTCGATGGCACTGGGGGTGACGCTCGTCGTTACCGTGCTCGTCGTGGGGGTCGTAGTTAAGAACTCATTTCAGTCGGGCAATGGGCTGGGCTACAACATGATCGTCGGCGCCAAGGGAGGCCGGTTGGATCTGCTCCTAAACACGGTCTACTATCTCAACCGGCCGATCGAAAACATCCCCTGGGATTATTACAAGCAGTTTCTCCCCGCCGCCGCACATAAGGATGGCAAGCCGGGCAAATACTCCGACTACGTCGAGCTGGCGATACCGGTCTGCCTGGGGGACGTGGTCGGCGAGAGCGGTCAATATCGCGTGGTGGGGACCACGCCCGAGATGTTCAGGAAGCTG
The nucleotide sequence above comes from Pirellulales bacterium. Encoded proteins:
- the pckA gene encoding phosphoenolpyruvate carboxykinase (ATP), yielding MPTSLDLSRYEIEAGTVVRNAAPARLYEDAIINEKAAVVSSGAIVVRSGAKTGRSPLDKRIVDHPDSSADIWWGPVNIKLGEDIFIINRQRAIDYLNTRDTVYVLDGFAGWDPRHRLKIRVICARAYHALFMHDMLLRPTRAELDSFGDPDYVIFNAGQFPANPHTNQMTSKTSIALSLERREYVILGTEYAGEMKKGIFTLMHYVLPQHGVLSMHCSANEGPAGDVSLFFGLSGTGKTTLSADPRRRLIGDDEHGWSDDGVFNIEGGCYAKCIHLSAENEPEIYDAIRFGTVLENTVFDPMTRDVDFSSAAITENTRAAYPIDYIPNAKIPCVGGHPRNVIFLTCDASGVLPPVSKLTPAHAMYHFISGYTARVAGTEVGVKEPQAAFSACFSAAFLVRHPTVYAEMLAAKLKKHGAQTWLVNTGWSGGAYGVGSRMKLAYTRAIIDAIHSGALADSPTVTDPIFGLAAPVRCPSVPDEMLQPEKTWPDPAAYRTAAKNLAALFQQNFAKYADQASDEIRSAAPRG
- a CDS encoding type II toxin-antitoxin system VapC family toxin, with the translated sequence MRILVDTNILARLVQPNHTQYPIVVNALATLDRADHELVVVPLVLYEFWVVCTRPLENNGLDLSCHQAMSELLQAQRFFPLLLDERGIYLRWQQLVAATETRGKPAHDARLVAAMLRHGLTHILTFNVADFKRFADATILDPALVGVP
- a CDS encoding pyridoxamine 5'-phosphate oxidase family protein, which translates into the protein MPEFSVTSRNQVKRLAKRASYDRDVIHRIIDEALICHVGFVEEEQPFVIPTIHARSDETLLLHGAKASRLLKHVAAGNPICVAMTILDGIVFARSAFHHSLNYRSAVVFGRGHELVTPEDKLRALEIITNHVAPGRWAEARRPNAQELEATTVVSVAIESASAKTRTGGPIDDEDDYDFPVWAGVLPLKQMAESALADSRLMGGIELPEYVANYRRG
- a CDS encoding ABC transporter ATP-binding protein, which translates into the protein MLRLQNVKKSFREPEGDILPILDIELFEVAAGEQAVLVGRSGCGKSTLLHIISGITRADQGKIEIDGLDIGRLPETARDRFRADKLGYIFQTFNLLPGFSALENVLLGMAFATGKPDVARGRHLLERVGLGHRIKHKPSMLSVGEQQRVAVARALANRPKLLLADEPTANVDTRHQQQIIDLIRETCHEENVALVLVTHTPEVARQFPRVDNLEDFNRALTNGVASGDATRSPSARG